A genomic stretch from Ooceraea biroi isolate clonal line C1 chromosome 3, Obir_v5.4, whole genome shotgun sequence includes:
- the LOC105277208 gene encoding endocuticle structural glycoprotein ABD-4, with protein MRALLLVTLCGLVHGQYFQEPEKIVSYSRDLGDTRGHYSFAYETEGGIVQQESGSRKYAGTADETQLIQGSVQYNAPDGTPIAMSWTADEFGTQVSGTHIPTPPPIPPAIQRALEWIAKQPTTPEPLEKDNPTQNAVPRDSRQYRLPLK; from the coding sequence TTGTTAGTAACCCTGTGCGGGTTGGTCCACGGCCAATACTTCCAGGAGCCGGAGAAGATCGTGAGCTATTCGCGTGATCTCGGCGACACCCGCGGTCACTACTCCTTCGCCTACGAGACGGAGGGTGGTATCGTCCAGCAGGAGAGCGGCAGTCGCAAATATGCGGGCACCGCCGACGAGACGCAGCTTATTCAGGGCTCCGTGCAGTACAACGCGCCGGACGGCACCCCCATCGCCATGAGCTGGACCGCCGACGAGTTTGGCACCCAGGTGTCCGGCACCCACATTCCCACCCCGCCGCCCATCCCACCGGCGATCCAGCGCGCCCTCGAGTGGATCGCGAAGCAGCCCACAACTCCGGAACCGCTCGAGAAGGACAACCCCACGCAGAACGCCGTGCCCCGCGACAGCCGCCAGTACAGATTACCCTTGAAATAA
- the LOC105277209 gene encoding larval cuticle protein 65Ag1, with translation MNRLVIALLCALVAVAVAAPAGEPTQIPILRQALDGPNPDGSYNYQYETANGIQAQEEGHLNHVGTEQEALEARGSFSYTDNDGQVYQVSYVANENGFQPEGSHLPTAPPVPPLIQRALRYIAEHPEENEQQ, from the exons atGAACCGATTG GTGATCGCCCTTCTGTGCGCCCTTGTGGCAGTAGCAGTAGCCGCTCCCGCAGGTGAACCCACCCAAATCCCTATTCTCAGGCAAGCCCTGGACGGCCCCAACCCTGACGGATCCTACAACTACCAGTACGAGACCGCTAACGGCATTCAGGCTCAGGAAGAAGGTCACCTCAACCACGTAGGCACCGAACAGGAAGCTTTGGAGGCACGAGGCAGTTTCAGCTACACCGATAACGACGGCCAGGTCTACCAGGTCTCGTACGTAGCTAACGAGAATGGATTCCAGCCGGAGGGCTCCCATCTGCCCACCGCACCCCCTGTACCGCCACTAATCCAGAGAGCTCTTCGATACATCGCTGAACACCCCGAGGAAAACGAACAGCAGTAA